In a single window of the Deltaproteobacteria bacterium genome:
- a CDS encoding Hsp20/alpha crystallin family protein, whose product MRELLPILRRTGLWARPQGDLFDRFFEDFRLPSLLHEEREWVPAFDVSETQKEVIVKAEVPGMNKKDIDITLSDGLLTVKGERKQEEQEESENYHLVETRYGAFSRTMRLPCEVDADKVDATYRDGLLKIRLPKSQSARERKVEIKS is encoded by the coding sequence ATGCGCGAATTATTACCCATTTTAAGACGAACTGGTTTGTGGGCTCGTCCACAAGGGGACCTGTTCGACCGATTTTTCGAGGATTTCAGGTTGCCGAGCCTGCTTCATGAGGAAAGGGAATGGGTTCCGGCATTTGACGTGTCTGAGACCCAAAAAGAGGTTATTGTTAAGGCTGAAGTCCCGGGAATGAACAAGAAAGACATCGACATTACTCTCTCAGATGGTTTGCTGACAGTAAAAGGCGAGAGAAAGCAGGAAGAGCAAGAGGAGAGTGAGAACTACCATCTGGTAGAAACTCGCTATGGCGCCTTTTCCAGAACTATGCGACTTCCATGTGAGGTTGATGCTGACAAGGTAGACGCAACTTACAGGGACGGGTTGCTGAAGATCAGACTCCCCAAGTCCCAAAGCGCCAGGGAAAGGAAAGTCGAGATCAAGAGCTAA